A region of Gracilinanus agilis isolate LMUSP501 chromosome 3, AgileGrace, whole genome shotgun sequence DNA encodes the following proteins:
- the LOC123240969 gene encoding uncharacterized protein KIAA2013-like, translating into MWLQQRLKGLPGLLSSSWARRVLGLLGFVLLLSWYVGGRARRTGSGTGPGLHLLPWSSGPGEPRAAASQACVEAATRTWRALQERGEAVPLSPRSPDSAAASDPFSAAPPALVGNGFLALDVSRNRLWVTPGERQPPVAPELAPFVQLRPLSAQAEAGAAALLLRQGLVRRVRCLQPPEPPPGAGPGAAPGAGGPAPGTGPGAQCVLLQEDFLAHRARPHLYVQRIHIHNPTERVAALWTVGPTPRPPLKTFTSTLEKAGDHQFLLHSGHSPPLPNGKVSLVVVAAKKLVDLLQVAPKSLLDEAVLWVVYISEPLDLRALKAKGAKEMKELKTLQDMARKEILELMEIPVVDLLQDHQQLWAQLFASGNYMGSP; encoded by the coding sequence ATGTGGCTGCAGCAGCGGCTCAAGGGGCTGCCGGGGCTGCTGTCCAGTAGCTGGGCCCGTCGCGTTCTAGGTCTGCTTGGCTTCGTGCTGCTGCTTTCGTGGTACGTAGGCGGGCGGGCAAGACGGACGGGCTCCGGGACCGGGCCGGGCCTGCACCTGCTGCCCTGGAGCTCGGGCCCCGGCGAGCCCCGTGCCGCGGCGTCGCAAGCCTGCGTGGAGGCGGCCACCCGCACGTGGCGGGCGCTGCAGGAGCGCGGTGAGGCGGTGCCGCTAAGCCCCCGGTCCCCCGACAGCGCCGCGGCCTCGGACCCCTTCTCGGCCGCGCCTCCCGCCCTGGTGGGTAACGGCTTTCTGGCTCTGGACGTGAGCCGCAACCGACTGTGGGTGACGCCCGGCGAGCGGCAACCTCCCGTGGCTCCGGAGCTGGCACCCTTCGTGCAGCTGCGGCCGCTGAGCGCTCAGGCTGAGGCGGGCGCCGCGGCGCTGCTGCTGCGCCAGGGTCTAGTGCGCCGCGTGCGCTGCCTGCAGCCGCCGGAGCCGCCCCCCGGGGCCGGGCCCGGAGCGGCGCCGGGGGCCGGGGGGCCGGCGCCGGGGACCGGACCTGGGGCCCAGTGCGTGCTGCTGCAGGAGGACTTTTTGGCGCACCGCGCGCGCCCCCATCTCTACGTGCAGCGCATCCACATCCACAACCCCACGGAGCGTGTGGCAGCACTCTGGACGGTGGGCCCCACTCCAAGGCCTCCCCTCAAGACTTTTACCAGCACCCTGGAGAAGGCCGGCGACCACCAGTTCCTGCTCCATTCGGGCCACTCGCCTCCGTTGCCCAACGGCAAGGTCAGTCTGGTGGTGGTGGCTGCCAAGAAGCTGGTGGACTTGCTCCAGGTGGCCCCCAAGTCCCTGCTGGATGAGGCCGTTCTTTGGGTGGTCTACATCTCAGAGCCCTTGGACCTGCGGGCCCTGAAGGCCAAGGGGGCTAAGGAGATGAAAGAGCTGAAGACTCTTCAGGACATGGCTCGCAAGGAGATATTGGAATTAATGGAGATCCCCGTGGTTGATctcctccaggaccaccagcAACTCTGGGCTCAGCTCTTTGCCTCAGGTAATTATATGGGGTCACCTTGA